One part of the Vitis riparia cultivar Riparia Gloire de Montpellier isolate 1030 chromosome 8, EGFV_Vit.rip_1.0, whole genome shotgun sequence genome encodes these proteins:
- the LOC117919900 gene encoding probable aspartyl protease At4g16563 yields the protein MASSTSLLFPVFTLFSILFLASSSKDNIPATITIPLTSTFTSKLSTEPMVFLQHLASASLSRAHHLKHGTTSPLVKASLFPHSYGGHTIPLSFGTPPQKLSFLVDTGSDVVWAPCTTHYTCTNCSFSDPKKVPIFNPELSSSSKILDCRNPKCFPGCPRCNGDSKNCSHACPQYSLHYGTGAAFGFFLLENLNFPGKTIHKFLVGCTTSAARVPTSDALAGFGRTMFSLPMQMGVKKFAYCLNSHDYDDTRNSSKLILDYSDGETKGLSYTPFLKNPPDFPIYYYLGVEDIKIGNTLLGIPSKYLAPGSDGRGGLMIDSGFAYGYMTGPVFKIVTNELKKQMSKYRRSLELETLSGLTPCYNFTGHKSIKIPDLIYQFRGGANMVVPGKNYFVFIPEISLACFPVVTDAGINTLEFTPGPSIILGNYQHVDYYVQFDLKNERLGFRQQTC from the coding sequence ATggcttcttctacttctttgcTTTTCCCTGTTTTTACTCTCTTCTCTATCCTTTTCTTGGCATCCTCCTCCAAAGATAACATACCTGCCACCATTACCATCCCTCTAACCTCAACATTTACAAGCAAACTATCCACGGAACCCATGGTCTTTCTCCAACACCTTGCCTCTGCATCCTTGTCCAGAGCCCATCACTTGAAACATGGTACGACCAGTCCTCTCGTAAAAGCCTCTCTTTTTCCTCATAGTTATGGGGGTCACACCATCCCTCTCAGCTTCGGCACTCCTCCACAAAAACTCTCCTTCCTGGTGGACACAGGAAGTGATGTAGTATGGGCCCCGTGTACAACTCACTACACATGCACCAATTGTTCTTTTTCAGACCCCAAAAAGGTGCCCATCTTCAATCCCGAACTTTCGTCGTCTTCTAAGATCTTGGACTGCAGAAACCCCAAATGTTTCCCTGGGTGCCCCCGCTGCAATGGCGACTCCAAAAATTGCTCTCACGCTTGCCCACAATACAGTCTTCATTATGGCACAGGAGCAGCATTTGGGTTTTTTCTATTAGAAAACCTCAACTTTCCCgggaaaacaattcataaatttcttgttggGTGTACAACATCCGCTGCTCGTGTACCTACTTCTGACGCACTTGCGGGGTTCGGTCGCACAATGTTCTCGTTGCCAATGCAGATGGGTGTGAAGAAGTTTGCTTACTGTCTCAATTCGCACGATTACGATGACACGCGGAACAGCAGCAAGTTGATTTTGGACTACAGTGATGGCGAAACCAAAGGACTTTCCTATACTCCCTTTCTCAAGAACCCTCCTGACTTCCCGATTTACTACTACTTGGGTGTCGAAGATATCAAGATCGGGAACACGCTCCTCGGGATTCCAAGCAAGTATCTGGCTCCAGGATCTGACGGCCGAGGTGGTCTCATGATAGATTCTGGTTTCGCGTACGGATACATGACAGGACCGGTTTTTAAGATAGTGACAAATGAGTTGAAAAAGCAGATGTCCAAGTATAGGAGATCTCTTGAGCTAGAAACCCTGTCCGGTTTGACACCTTGTTATAATTTCACAGGCCACAAATCCATAAAAATACCCGACTTAATTTACCAATTTAGAGGTGGCGCAAATATGGTGGTGCCAGGAAAGAATTATTTTGTGTTTATTCCTGAGATAAGCTTGGCTTGTTTCCCGGTCGTCACTGATGCAGGCATCAACACCTTGGAATTCACTCCGGGACCGTCTATTATTCTGGGGAATTATCAGCACGTGGATTATTATGTGCAGTTTGACCTCAAAAATGAGCGTCTTGGTTTCCGACAACAAACTTGCTAG